In Stenotrophomonas sp. ASS1, the following proteins share a genomic window:
- a CDS encoding TPM domain-containing protein produces the protein MRLASALLALLLWLPLASHAQQLAPVPALDSPVVDTTGTLDAAQKQALVQQAIELQQRKGSQLQVLVVPTTQPEDIAQYTTRVFDQWQIGRKGVDDGVLLVVAKDDRRVRIEPGYGLEGAIPDAIANRVIQEYLVPRFRSGDYAGGITDATAVLVKLIDGETLPAPVSGHRGREPSSGGDTWFLALFIGVFAGSILRGVFSRVPRPLRGLLGGAGAALAAFLFTSTLLASGLAGVVGLIVAMLSGHPGRFAGGGGWGGGSWGGGGGFGGGGGFGGGGGWGGGGGRSGGGGASGGW, from the coding sequence ATGCGCCTGGCCTCTGCGCTGCTGGCCCTGCTGCTGTGGCTGCCGCTGGCCTCGCATGCGCAGCAGCTGGCGCCGGTTCCTGCGCTGGATTCGCCGGTGGTCGATACCACCGGCACGCTGGATGCCGCGCAGAAGCAGGCGCTGGTGCAGCAGGCGATCGAACTGCAGCAGCGCAAGGGCAGCCAGCTGCAGGTGCTGGTGGTGCCGACCACCCAGCCGGAGGACATCGCGCAGTACACCACGCGGGTCTTCGACCAGTGGCAGATCGGCCGCAAGGGCGTGGATGACGGGGTGCTGCTGGTGGTGGCCAAGGACGACCGGCGCGTGCGCATCGAGCCGGGCTACGGTCTGGAAGGCGCCATTCCCGATGCCATCGCCAACCGGGTCATCCAGGAATACCTGGTGCCGCGCTTCCGCAGCGGCGACTACGCCGGTGGCATCACCGACGCCACGGCGGTGCTGGTCAAGCTGATCGACGGCGAAACGCTGCCGGCACCGGTCAGCGGCCATCGCGGGCGTGAGCCCAGCAGTGGTGGCGATACCTGGTTCCTGGCGCTGTTCATCGGTGTGTTCGCCGGCAGCATCCTGCGCGGCGTGTTCTCGCGCGTGCCGCGCCCGCTGCGCGGCCTGCTCGGCGGTGCCGGTGCGGCGCTGGCGGCGTTCCTGTTCACGTCCACGCTGCTGGCCAGTGGCCTGGCAGGCGTCGTAGGGCTGATCGTGGCCATGCTCTCCGGCCATCCGGGCCGCTTTGCCGGTGGCGGCGGCTGGGGCGGTGGCAGCTGGGGCGGCGGAGGCGGCTTCGGTGGGGGCGGTGGATTTGGTGGTGGTGGCGGCTGGGGTGGCGGTGGTGGCCGCTCCGGTGGTGGCGGTGCTTCGGGGGGCTGGTGA
- a CDS encoding TPM domain-containing protein, with product MIQRLCRHVFSPSVRRAFPPATLQAITEAIAAGEQRHGGQVMFAVEADLPLGALWHRVTPRQAAEHAFARLRTWDTTHNNGVLIYLLLADHAIEIVADRGLQGRVSPAQWQRVCTHLREGLRGSHPVEALQDAIDEVSSLIEGHFPASTRSNDDALPNSPQLLG from the coding sequence ATGATCCAACGTCTATGTCGGCACGTGTTTTCGCCGTCGGTACGGCGCGCGTTCCCGCCCGCCACATTGCAGGCGATCACCGAGGCCATCGCGGCCGGTGAGCAGCGCCACGGTGGGCAGGTGATGTTCGCGGTGGAAGCGGACCTGCCGCTGGGGGCGCTGTGGCACAGGGTGACCCCGCGCCAGGCCGCCGAGCATGCCTTTGCCCGCCTGCGCACCTGGGATACCACCCACAACAACGGTGTACTGATCTACCTGCTGCTGGCTGACCACGCCATCGAGATCGTCGCCGACCGGGGTCTGCAGGGCCGGGTCAGTCCGGCGCAGTGGCAGCGGGTCTGCACCCACCTGCGCGAGGGCCTGCGTGGTTCCCATCCGGTGGAAGCGCTGCAGGATGCCATCGACGAGGTCTCCAGCCTGATCGAAGGGCACTTTCCGGCCTCGACGCGGTCGAACGATGACGCGTTGCCGAACTCGCCCCAGCTCCTTGGTTGA
- a CDS encoding LemA family protein has product MRLFTRVLPLMLLASLLSGCGYNAIQQKDEAVKASWSEVINQYKRRADLVPNLVQTVKGFASQEERVLTEVTNARSRVGQINVNADDEASLKQFQQAQGELGSALSRLLVVTENYPELKSNQNFRDLQAQLEGTENRVTVARGRYIQQVQDYNTYIRSFPQVITAKIFGYKTKPNFTVDNEAQISNAPAVDFGNAPQQQPAPQPGT; this is encoded by the coding sequence ATGCGCCTGTTCACCCGTGTCCTGCCCCTGATGCTGCTGGCCTCCCTGCTGTCCGGCTGCGGCTACAACGCCATCCAGCAGAAGGATGAAGCGGTCAAGGCCAGCTGGTCGGAGGTCATCAACCAGTACAAGCGCCGCGCCGACCTGGTGCCCAACCTGGTGCAGACCGTGAAGGGCTTCGCCAGCCAGGAAGAGCGCGTGCTGACTGAAGTGACCAACGCCCGTTCGCGTGTCGGCCAGATCAACGTCAATGCCGACGACGAAGCCTCGCTCAAGCAGTTCCAGCAGGCACAGGGCGAACTTGGCAGCGCGCTGTCGCGGCTGCTGGTGGTCACCGAGAACTACCCGGAACTGAAGTCGAACCAGAACTTCCGCGACCTGCAGGCGCAGCTGGAAGGTACCGAGAACCGGGTCACCGTCGCCCGCGGCCGTTACATCCAGCAGGTGCAGGACTACAACACCTACATCCGCTCGTTCCCGCAGGTGATCACCGCCAAGATCTTCGGCTACAAGACCAAGCCGAACTTCACCGTGGACAACGAAGCGCAGATCTCCAACGCGCCGGCGGTCGATTTCGGCAACGCGCCGCAGCAGCAGCCGGCACCGCAGCCGGGGACCTGA
- a CDS encoding MFS transporter has translation MNSRAALLALAVGAFAIGTTEFAPMGLLPVIADGVGVNIPTAGMLITAYAVGVMLGAPVMTLLMGRFGKRTALMLLMSIFVVGNLLSALAPNYGLLLLSRLVTSLNHGAFFGIGAVVAASLVPKDKQAAAVATMFMGLTIANIGGVPLATWVGQQLGWRLSFAGTAVLGLVAITALGLALPASAPGPRPDVRRELRAILQPQVLLAMATTVLGAGAMFTLYTYVAPVLTELTGASNAFIAMSLALIGIGFTFGNGIGGRMADWSLDGATRILLAVLAVLMFVLPLAFMNHATAALGVLLFGAATFAIVPPLQIRVMQAASEAPGLASSINVGAFNLGNALGAALGGAVISSGLGYAAIPVAGGLLAASGLLLAWLGRPRTAVAEAC, from the coding sequence ATGAACTCCAGAGCCGCCTTGTTGGCCCTTGCCGTCGGCGCCTTCGCCATCGGCACCACTGAATTCGCGCCGATGGGCCTGCTGCCCGTCATTGCCGACGGCGTCGGCGTGAACATTCCCACCGCCGGCATGCTGATCACCGCCTATGCCGTGGGCGTGATGCTGGGCGCGCCGGTGATGACCCTGCTGATGGGACGGTTTGGCAAGCGCACCGCGCTGATGCTGCTGATGTCGATCTTCGTGGTCGGCAACCTGCTCTCGGCACTGGCCCCGAACTACGGCCTGCTGTTGCTGTCGCGTCTGGTCACCAGCCTCAATCACGGTGCCTTCTTCGGCATCGGTGCGGTGGTCGCCGCCAGCCTGGTGCCGAAGGACAAGCAGGCTGCCGCCGTGGCCACCATGTTCATGGGCCTGACCATCGCCAACATCGGCGGTGTGCCGCTGGCCACCTGGGTGGGCCAGCAGCTGGGCTGGCGTCTGTCCTTCGCCGGTACTGCGGTGCTGGGCCTGGTCGCGATCACCGCGCTCGGCCTCGCGCTGCCGGCATCCGCGCCGGGGCCGCGCCCGGACGTGCGCCGCGAACTGAGAGCGATCCTGCAGCCGCAGGTGCTGCTGGCGATGGCTACCACCGTGCTTGGCGCCGGCGCGATGTTCACCCTCTATACCTACGTGGCACCGGTGCTGACCGAACTGACCGGTGCCTCCAACGCCTTCATCGCGATGTCGCTGGCGCTGATCGGTATCGGCTTCACCTTCGGCAATGGCATCGGTGGGCGCATGGCCGACTGGTCGCTGGATGGTGCCACCCGCATCCTGCTGGCGGTCCTGGCCGTGTTGATGTTCGTGCTGCCGCTGGCCTTCATGAATCACGCCACGGCGGCGCTGGGCGTGCTGCTGTTCGGTGCGGCGACTTTCGCCATCGTGCCGCCGTTGCAGATCCGGGTGATGCAGGCGGCCAGCGAGGCGCCGGGGCTGGCGTCGTCGATCAACGTGGGTGCGTTCAACCTGGGCAATGCGCTCGGTGCAGCACTGGGTGGTGCGGTGATCAGTTCGGGCTTGGGCTACGCCGCGATTCCGGTGGCCGGTGGCCTGCTGGCGGCCTCGGGGTTGCTGCTGGCATGGCTGGGGCGTCCGCGCACTGCGGTGGCTGAGGCTTGCTGA